From the genome of Chania multitudinisentens RB-25, one region includes:
- the galE gene encoding UDP-glucose 4-epimerase GalE yields the protein MAILVTGGAGYIGSHTVLALLERGEDVVVLDNLSNASEQSLHRVEQLTGKVAIFYQGDVQDAECLNRIFDGHKISAVIHFAGLKAVGESAHKPLEYYQNNVSGTLVLLDEMRRAGVHQFIFSSSATVYGANSPVPYVETTPIGGTTSPYGTSKLMVEQILQDFAKAEPQFSIIALRYFNPVGAHESGLIGEDPSGIPNNLLPYIAQVAIGKLEKLGIFGGDYATKDGTGVRDYIHVMDLAEGHLVAMDHLQKISSFKAYNLGAGVGYSVLDMVHAFEKASGVTIPYQILPRRSGDLPAFWADAKLVKQELGWEVRRGIDAMMRDTWNWQKKNPQGYR from the coding sequence ATGGCAATTTTAGTCACTGGCGGTGCTGGCTATATTGGTTCTCACACCGTTCTGGCGTTGTTGGAGCGGGGTGAGGATGTGGTGGTGTTAGACAACCTGTCAAACGCATCTGAACAATCATTGCATCGTGTAGAGCAGCTAACGGGCAAAGTGGCGATCTTCTATCAGGGCGATGTTCAGGATGCTGAGTGTCTGAACCGTATTTTCGATGGACATAAAATCTCTGCGGTGATTCACTTTGCTGGTTTGAAGGCGGTAGGTGAATCTGCTCATAAACCCCTAGAGTACTATCAGAATAACGTTTCCGGCACTCTGGTCTTGTTAGATGAAATGCGTCGTGCCGGTGTGCATCAGTTTATCTTCAGCTCTTCTGCAACCGTATATGGCGCGAATTCGCCGGTTCCCTATGTTGAAACAACTCCGATTGGTGGCACGACGAGTCCATATGGCACTTCTAAGCTGATGGTCGAGCAGATCCTGCAGGATTTTGCTAAAGCAGAACCACAGTTTTCTATTATTGCCTTGCGTTACTTCAATCCGGTTGGGGCGCATGAGTCAGGGCTGATTGGTGAAGATCCTAGTGGCATCCCGAATAACCTTTTGCCATATATTGCTCAGGTGGCGATCGGTAAATTGGAGAAATTAGGGATCTTTGGTGGTGATTATGCAACCAAAGACGGGACTGGTGTGCGTGATTATATCCACGTTATGGATCTGGCTGAAGGCCATTTGGTGGCGATGGATCATTTGCAGAAAATTAGCAGTTTCAAGGCGTATAATCTCGGTGCCGGTGTTGGATACTCGGTGTTGGATATGGTACATGCATTTGAGAAAGCCTCCGGTGTGACGATTCCTTATCAGATTTTGCCACGTCGCAGTGGGGATCTTCCGGCTTTCTGGGCTGATGCTAAACTGGTTAAGCAGGAGCTTGGTTGGGAAGTAAGGCGTGGTATTGATGCGATGATGCGTGATACTTGGAATTGGCAGAAGAAAAACCCTCAGGGTTATCGTTGA
- a CDS encoding glycosyltransferase family 4 protein, with the protein MTRQRLCIVSTTATPLRVFMGPHIEALAKEYEIVLVCNGEAGELQNLLGEHVSFVGYPIQRNISFWKDFQCVLWLYRFLRAGNFTAVHTLMPKSGLLGMLAARLVGTKHRFHSFTGQVWATRTGIMRAVLKLMDKLLCICATRLLTDSMSQLDYLVEQGIVMRHRIEVLADGSISGVDIGKFGRNAIIRQEIRTEFGIPQNATVFLFLGRVTTEKGISELLDAFMGVASRITDAHLMIVGPLEADYEQSIENARSVTKGRVHRVGFTTSPESYMSTADIFCLPSYREGFGTVIIEAAAAGLPTIASRIYGVTDAVEDGKTGLLHKVRDKQEMEVLMEMLARDESQRATLGQAAYQRTVTRFSQQRLVEAMLEFYRGESVGRCTVSSPLKN; encoded by the coding sequence ATGACACGTCAACGACTGTGTATTGTGTCAACCACCGCCACACCACTGAGAGTTTTTATGGGGCCTCATATCGAAGCCTTGGCGAAAGAGTATGAAATAGTGCTTGTCTGCAACGGTGAAGCAGGTGAGCTTCAAAACCTTCTCGGTGAACATGTTTCTTTTGTTGGATACCCCATCCAACGTAACATATCTTTCTGGAAAGATTTTCAGTGCGTACTCTGGCTTTATCGATTTTTGCGTGCTGGCAACTTCACAGCAGTACATACACTAATGCCAAAGTCCGGCTTACTTGGCATGTTAGCTGCTAGATTGGTAGGAACTAAGCATCGTTTCCATTCATTTACCGGCCAAGTGTGGGCAACACGAACCGGTATTATGCGTGCCGTGCTAAAACTCATGGACAAATTGTTGTGCATCTGTGCAACCCGATTATTGACTGACAGTATGTCACAACTCGATTATCTGGTTGAGCAAGGCATTGTTATGAGACATCGCATTGAAGTGCTGGCGGATGGTTCAATAAGTGGCGTTGATATTGGCAAATTTGGTCGCAACGCTATTATCAGGCAAGAGATTCGTACTGAATTCGGCATCCCACAAAATGCCACTGTGTTTCTTTTCCTTGGGAGAGTTACTACAGAAAAAGGCATCTCTGAATTGTTGGATGCTTTTATGGGAGTTGCTTCCCGAATTACTGACGCACATTTAATGATCGTCGGCCCCTTAGAAGCTGACTATGAACAATCAATCGAAAACGCTCGCAGTGTGACAAAAGGAAGGGTACACAGGGTCGGCTTCACGACTTCGCCTGAGAGCTATATGTCAACAGCGGATATATTCTGTTTACCAAGTTATCGCGAAGGTTTCGGTACCGTAATTATTGAGGCAGCAGCCGCAGGATTACCAACCATCGCCTCGCGTATATATGGAGTGACTGATGCAGTGGAAGATGGCAAAACAGGCCTCTTGCATAAAGTCAGAGATAAGCAGGAAATGGAAGTATTAATGGAAATGTTGGCGCGTGACGAATCGCAAAGAGCTACTTTAGGACAAGCTGCTTATCAACGTACAGTAACTCGCTTTTCGCAACAGCGGCTGGTTGAGGCTATGCTTGAATTTTACAGAGGAGAAAGCGTGGGACGTTGTACAGTTTCGTCCCCGCTAAAAAACTAA
- a CDS encoding UDP-glucose dehydrogenase family protein, producing MKVTVFGIGYVGLVQAAVLAEVGHDVMCVDIDENKVNALKKGNIPIFEPGLAPLVQKNYEAGNLHFTTNAKTGVEHGSIQFIAVGTPPDEDGSADLKYVTAVARTIAEYMIEHKIVIDKSTVPVGTADKVRDVMAAELRQRGCQLSFDVVSNPEFLKEGAAVADCMRPERIVLGTDNSAAIEPLRELYEPFNRNHDRMILMDIRSAELTKYAANCMLATKISFMNEMANLAELLGADIEKVRQGIGSDPRIGYHFIYPGSGYGGSCFPKDVQALIRTAEHIGYQPKLLQAVEQVNNQQKHKLAQFIQQHFGNDIQGKIFALWGLAFKPNTDDMREASSRVLMETLWQLGATVQAYDPEAMSEAQRIYGQRADLRLMGTKEAALQDADALVICTEWQNFRVPDFDLMKKTLKQPLIFDGRNLFDPDRLYARGFTYYAIGRGASVQPVI from the coding sequence ATGAAAGTGACAGTTTTTGGTATCGGTTATGTTGGCCTTGTTCAAGCTGCAGTTTTGGCGGAGGTCGGCCATGATGTTATGTGTGTGGATATTGACGAAAATAAAGTCAACGCGCTAAAAAAGGGTAATATTCCCATTTTTGAACCGGGGTTAGCACCTTTGGTACAAAAAAACTATGAAGCGGGTAATTTACACTTTACCACCAATGCTAAAACAGGTGTGGAGCATGGCTCCATACAGTTTATTGCCGTTGGCACCCCGCCGGATGAAGACGGTTCGGCCGATCTCAAATATGTAACCGCGGTGGCTAGGACGATCGCCGAGTACATGATCGAGCACAAAATCGTGATCGATAAATCCACGGTGCCTGTCGGCACAGCAGATAAAGTGCGTGACGTAATGGCAGCGGAACTGCGCCAGCGCGGGTGCCAGCTCTCGTTTGATGTGGTCTCCAACCCCGAATTCTTGAAAGAAGGGGCGGCAGTGGCAGACTGCATGCGCCCAGAGCGTATTGTGCTCGGCACAGATAATAGTGCAGCGATTGAACCACTGCGTGAACTGTACGAGCCATTCAACCGCAATCATGATCGTATGATCTTGATGGACATCCGCAGTGCAGAACTCACCAAGTATGCCGCCAACTGCATGCTGGCAACCAAAATCAGCTTTATGAACGAAATGGCTAACCTGGCCGAGTTGTTGGGGGCGGATATAGAAAAAGTGCGCCAGGGTATCGGTTCAGATCCACGCATCGGCTACCACTTTATTTACCCTGGCAGTGGCTATGGTGGCTCTTGCTTCCCCAAAGACGTGCAAGCGTTGATCCGCACCGCAGAGCATATTGGCTACCAGCCCAAGTTGCTGCAAGCCGTGGAGCAAGTTAACAACCAGCAAAAGCACAAGCTTGCTCAGTTTATTCAGCAGCATTTTGGTAATGATATTCAAGGAAAAATCTTCGCGCTTTGGGGCCTAGCATTCAAACCCAACACGGATGACATGCGTGAAGCCTCTAGCCGTGTGCTGATGGAAACCCTGTGGCAGTTAGGGGCAACAGTGCAAGCTTATGATCCTGAGGCGATGAGTGAAGCCCAACGTATTTATGGCCAGCGGGCAGATTTACGGTTGATGGGTACCAAAGAGGCCGCTTTGCAGGATGCCGATGCCTTGGTGATTTGTACTGAGTGGCAAAATTTCCGCGTGCCAGATTTTGATCTGATGAAAAAAACGCTAAAACAACCGCTTATTTTTGATGGTCGTAACCTGTTTGATCCTGATCGTCTGTATGCACGCGGTTTCACCTATTACGCAATTGGCCGCGGTGCTTCCGTGCAACCAGTTATTTAA
- a CDS encoding UDP-glucose 4-epimerase family protein: MNVLVTGANGFIGRELCNELTARGIPFVGTGRVAQGKLIGVGELAPDTDWTKALSNITDIVHLAARVHVMNERESDPLAAFRRINVEGTINLAHQALAAGVRRFVFVSSVKVNGEATTVKPYAESDTAAPVDPYGVSKHEAEQALWELARHTSLEVVVVRPPLVYGPGVKANFRNLMGAVARGIPLPIGAIHNARSMVAIDNLVDFLITTLQHNAAAGQMFLVSDGDDLSTPALARKLGSAMGRPARLIPVPPSILHLLGILTGKQSTIDRLTGSLQVDINHAKTLLGWQPRVSVNQALERTISHFLSARETE; this comes from the coding sequence ATGAACGTACTTGTGACAGGGGCAAATGGTTTCATTGGGCGTGAGCTTTGCAATGAACTGACTGCACGGGGTATTCCATTCGTTGGTACTGGGCGTGTCGCACAAGGCAAGTTGATCGGGGTTGGAGAGCTTGCACCAGATACTGATTGGACAAAAGCGTTGAGCAATATCACAGATATCGTACACCTTGCTGCTCGCGTTCATGTGATGAATGAACGCGAAAGTGATCCGCTGGCTGCGTTTCGTCGTATTAACGTTGAAGGTACTATCAATCTTGCACACCAGGCGTTGGCAGCAGGAGTAAGACGTTTTGTATTCGTCAGTTCAGTAAAGGTGAATGGTGAAGCCACTACAGTCAAGCCTTACGCTGAATCTGACACGGCTGCCCCCGTGGATCCCTACGGCGTCTCAAAACACGAAGCAGAACAGGCTCTTTGGGAACTGGCACGACATACTTCGCTTGAGGTCGTTGTCGTTAGGCCACCACTGGTCTATGGCCCAGGTGTGAAAGCAAACTTCAGGAATTTGATGGGGGCTGTCGCCCGTGGTATTCCACTGCCAATCGGTGCAATTCATAATGCACGAAGTATGGTAGCCATAGATAATCTTGTAGATTTTCTTATAACCACTCTTCAACATAACGCAGCTGCCGGTCAAATGTTCCTTGTTTCAGATGGTGACGATTTGTCCACCCCAGCGCTTGCGCGCAAGCTTGGGTCGGCGATGGGTCGCCCTGCTCGTCTGATTCCTGTTCCACCTTCTATACTACATCTACTGGGTATTCTGACCGGTAAACAAAGTACCATTGATCGTCTTACGGGCTCATTACAGGTGGATATTAATCACGCCAAAACGTTGCTTGGATGGCAGCCTCGCGTTTCTGTCAATCAGGCGCTCGAACGCACGATTTCACACTTTCTTTCGGCACGAGAAACGGAATGA
- a CDS encoding NAD-dependent epimerase has product MKFLVTGVAGFIGYHVAERLLVAGHQVVGIDNLNDYYAVSLKQARLAQLAGKPGFTFIKLDLADRQGIATLFAEHQFERVIHLGAQAGVRYSLDNPHAYADANLTGHLNILEGCRHHKVRHLLYASSSSVYGLNRKLPFATQDSVDHPVSLYAATKKANELMSHSYSHLYGLPTTGLRFFTVYGPWGRPDMALFKFTKAILAGESIDVYNHGEMHRDFTYIDDIVEAIVRLQAVVPQPNPDWNVEQGSAATSSAPYHVYNIGNSRPVKLMAYIDALEQALGITARKNMLPMQPGDVLDTGADTVALYQTIGFKPATPVEEGVRRFVAWYKDYYHID; this is encoded by the coding sequence ATGAAGTTTCTAGTTACCGGTGTTGCCGGGTTTATTGGCTACCACGTTGCAGAACGTTTGTTGGTGGCAGGGCATCAGGTGGTCGGTATCGATAATCTCAATGATTATTATGCCGTCAGCCTAAAACAGGCGCGTCTGGCTCAGTTGGCAGGTAAACCGGGGTTCACGTTTATCAAACTGGATTTGGCTGATCGCCAAGGGATCGCCACCCTGTTTGCCGAACACCAATTTGAACGGGTGATCCATTTGGGGGCGCAGGCAGGTGTACGTTATTCGCTCGACAACCCCCATGCGTATGCAGATGCAAACTTAACGGGGCACCTCAATATTCTTGAAGGGTGCCGCCATCATAAGGTAAGGCATTTGTTGTACGCCTCTTCCAGCTCTGTATATGGGCTCAACCGCAAGCTGCCTTTTGCCACGCAAGATTCGGTCGATCATCCCGTCTCTTTGTATGCGGCAACCAAAAAAGCTAATGAGTTGATGTCGCACAGTTATTCTCATCTTTATGGTTTGCCGACCACTGGCCTGCGTTTCTTTACCGTGTATGGCCCGTGGGGCAGACCAGATATGGCACTGTTTAAATTCACTAAAGCGATATTGGCGGGTGAAAGTATTGATGTGTATAACCATGGCGAAATGCACAGAGACTTTACCTATATTGATGATATTGTCGAGGCGATAGTGCGTTTACAGGCTGTTGTACCACAGCCAAACCCAGACTGGAACGTTGAACAAGGCTCTGCTGCAACCAGCTCTGCGCCATACCACGTTTATAATATTGGTAACAGCCGTCCAGTGAAACTGATGGCATACATTGATGCGTTGGAGCAGGCGCTAGGTATCACTGCGCGCAAGAATATGTTGCCCATGCAGCCGGGCGATGTGTTAGATACCGGTGCAGATACCGTTGCTCTTTATCAAACAATTGGGTTCAAACCGGCAACGCCGGTAGAAGAGGGCGTTCGGCGTTTTGTTGCTTGGTATAAAGACTATTACCACATTGATTAA
- a CDS encoding polysaccharide biosynthesis protein: MTINISSWSRTTKQMLIIAADCLLLPFSLWASIGLRLNSWDAANAYSWWIFFLPSLVAIPIFIRMGLYRAVIRFLGDRAMITILLAVSISVMVFAGVYAFLGLPNIPRGALTIYWVLSTFTICVSRFVARIVLHQLEYQPGRRRVIIYGAGNAGQQLAMVLRINRNYHPVAFVDDEIGQRGLAINGITVYSPDRLESLIHKFDVSEVMLAMPSAPHNHRIEIINKLVPLHVRVQVVPSFVQIMGGKVKMSDVREVEVDELLGRDAVPPDQHLLAANIVGKAVMVTGAGGSIGSELCRQILANRPSILVLYELSEFALYNIERELRLTVQTHKLDIKVLPMLGSVQNEERLANIMRQYGIQTMYHAAAYKHVPLVECNMIEGVVNNVFGTQAAALAAISANVETFVLISTDKAVRPTNVMGASKRMAELVLQSLASDSSVPTRFSIVRFGNVLGSSGSVVPLFRQQIAHGGPITVTHPEIIRYFMTIPEASQLVIQAGALGGNGEVFVLDMGEPVKIIDLACRMVNLSGFTVKDTSNPFGDIEIIFTGLRPGEKLYEELLIGGDVTGTSHPRIMKAHESYLSRPLMDKVLVNLSKACSNNQLEAIRQILLEYVAGYSPKCDIIDYLPEPKKFGPKSRVEDADDSSVISADSHRNSRIVVQMPMESHPTQHLRAHDAH, from the coding sequence ATGACAATAAATATTTCCAGTTGGTCCAGAACCACCAAGCAGATGCTCATTATTGCAGCAGATTGCCTGTTACTGCCATTCTCACTATGGGCTTCAATTGGACTTCGTTTGAACAGTTGGGATGCAGCGAATGCATATAGCTGGTGGATATTCTTCCTGCCTTCGTTGGTCGCAATTCCTATTTTTATCAGAATGGGCTTGTATCGTGCGGTGATTCGATTCCTTGGCGATCGCGCAATGATAACAATCCTGTTGGCAGTATCGATCTCAGTAATGGTTTTCGCGGGTGTCTATGCATTTTTAGGCTTACCTAATATTCCACGCGGTGCGCTTACAATTTACTGGGTACTATCGACTTTCACAATCTGCGTAAGCCGTTTCGTAGCACGTATAGTGTTGCACCAGTTGGAATACCAACCAGGGCGCCGTCGGGTAATTATTTACGGTGCTGGTAATGCGGGTCAACAATTAGCAATGGTGTTACGTATCAACCGTAATTATCATCCTGTTGCCTTTGTTGATGACGAAATTGGTCAACGTGGCCTCGCGATTAATGGCATTACGGTCTATTCACCTGACCGTCTTGAGTCGTTGATCCATAAGTTCGATGTCAGCGAAGTTATGCTCGCAATGCCGTCCGCTCCTCATAATCACCGCATTGAAATCATCAACAAACTGGTACCACTGCATGTTCGTGTACAAGTTGTACCAAGTTTTGTTCAGATCATGGGCGGCAAAGTAAAAATGAGTGATGTGCGGGAAGTAGAAGTCGATGAGTTGCTTGGGCGTGATGCTGTTCCGCCTGATCAACATCTGCTTGCCGCGAATATCGTGGGCAAAGCAGTAATGGTAACGGGAGCTGGGGGATCGATCGGTAGCGAGCTGTGTCGACAAATACTTGCAAACCGACCATCAATTCTGGTGTTGTATGAATTGTCGGAATTCGCGCTCTATAACATCGAACGCGAGTTACGATTGACAGTGCAAACTCACAAACTTGACATCAAAGTGTTGCCAATGCTTGGTTCGGTTCAAAATGAGGAACGGCTTGCTAACATCATGCGCCAGTATGGGATTCAAACTATGTACCATGCCGCCGCATACAAACATGTGCCACTCGTTGAATGTAATATGATTGAAGGGGTCGTCAATAACGTATTCGGCACTCAAGCAGCTGCGCTAGCAGCGATTTCTGCAAACGTTGAGACATTTGTACTTATCTCAACTGACAAGGCAGTGCGCCCCACTAATGTTATGGGGGCCAGTAAGCGGATGGCAGAACTGGTATTACAGTCGCTCGCAAGTGACAGCTCGGTACCCACGCGTTTCAGTATCGTTCGATTTGGAAATGTGCTTGGCTCTTCAGGGTCTGTTGTACCCTTATTTCGCCAGCAGATTGCACATGGAGGGCCGATAACAGTAACACACCCAGAAATCATTCGCTACTTCATGACTATTCCCGAAGCATCACAACTCGTGATCCAAGCAGGTGCCTTAGGTGGCAACGGCGAGGTCTTTGTACTTGATATGGGTGAGCCGGTAAAAATCATTGATCTTGCATGTAGAATGGTAAATCTCAGTGGTTTTACTGTAAAAGATACAAGTAACCCATTTGGCGACATCGAAATTATCTTCACTGGTCTTCGACCTGGTGAAAAGTTGTATGAGGAGTTGCTAATTGGTGGTGATGTTACAGGGACTTCGCATCCCCGCATCATGAAAGCACACGAAAGCTATCTGTCTCGCCCACTGATGGATAAAGTTCTCGTTAACCTCAGCAAGGCTTGCTCCAACAACCAGTTGGAAGCGATTCGCCAAATTTTGCTGGAATATGTCGCTGGCTACAGCCCGAAGTGCGATATTATTGATTACCTACCAGAACCGAAAAAATTCGGCCCCAAAAGTCGTGTTGAAGACGCTGACGACTCTTCAGTGATTAGTGCTGATAGCCATCGAAATAGCCGAATAGTGGTACAGATGCCCATGGAAAGCCATCCGACACAGCACCTTAGAGCCCACGATGCTCACTGA
- a CDS encoding sugar transferase, translating to MIKRLFDLTLGIVVLCVIVVPALLVALAIKLTSSGPILYWSKRVGRDNAIFNMPKFRSMLVGTPAVATHLLTNPDAHLTPIGGFLRKSSLDELPQLWSILVGDMSFVGPRPALFNQDDLIALRTEKGAHLLRPGLTGWAQVNGRDELPIPVKVKFDEEYANKQSITFDMKILVLTAVKVMQRDGVSH from the coding sequence ATGATAAAGCGCTTATTCGATCTCACATTAGGCATCGTTGTGTTATGCGTAATTGTAGTGCCCGCATTGTTAGTTGCACTAGCGATCAAACTAACTTCCTCAGGACCTATTTTATACTGGTCAAAAAGGGTGGGCAGAGATAATGCTATCTTCAATATGCCGAAATTTCGTTCCATGCTGGTTGGTACACCAGCGGTTGCCACGCATCTATTGACCAACCCTGATGCACATTTAACACCTATAGGTGGCTTTTTGCGTAAAAGTAGCCTCGACGAATTGCCTCAATTATGGTCGATTCTGGTAGGGGATATGAGTTTTGTTGGCCCTCGCCCAGCGCTATTCAATCAGGATGATCTGATCGCTCTCCGAACTGAAAAAGGCGCCCATCTATTACGTCCCGGTTTGACTGGCTGGGCGCAAGTGAATGGCCGTGACGAGCTTCCAATTCCAGTCAAGGTGAAGTTTGACGAAGAGTACGCGAACAAGCAGTCCATAACCTTTGACATGAAAATTCTCGTACTCACCGCAGTTAAAGTGATGCAGCGAGACGGTGTATCGCATTAG